Below is a window of Hemiscyllium ocellatum isolate sHemOce1 chromosome 27 unlocalized genomic scaffold, sHemOce1.pat.X.cur. SUPER_27_unloc_8, whole genome shotgun sequence DNA.
acacaccacacctccccgtccctaccccccttcccccccactatcTTTACTATTGGCCAGCaccaagttgtccctttgtaattggatccttggtacagccgtaacctggaggaagtattgcctcactcagcaatttcaacccataccttGTCTCTaagtaagtttctccccgctcctttgccagtggggggagggcagtgtagagtcaaccagactgctgtgggtctggagtcacgtgtaggccaaaccgggtaaaggatgcagctggaacgactgagtgaatcctctcccacaatggcggttcccttccctaacaagggagagagtAAATCAGATGGGGGCTTTCCCCCCTGCACCACCCCTCCCTGAAACAGTCTCATTGTTAGATtccaaactccacatttctgaccgaataccaattctgccatctgtcgtggcgggattcgaacccgggAATCTccggaactgggttgatagtccaatcGATAATAGGACTCGGCCGTAACttcttcaatccccctgcgatggcacgtgaactcgctggtggctccgcagttgggaggagcgggtgaagccctgcccgcactgagagcaggtgtacggtctctccccggtgtggatccgctgatGCTTCATCAGGGAGGAGATgtcggtaaaggccttcccgcactcggggcaggtaaagggtctctccccggtgtggatccgctggtggctccgcaagGCAGAGAcgcgggtaaaggccttcccacactcggggcagctgaagggacTTTCCCCCGTGTGGACGCGCCGATGGCTCCGCAGGGCGATggaatacctgaaggccttcccacactcggggcagctgaacaGCCTTTCCCCTGTGTGGAAACGCCGGTGGGTCCGCAGCGTGGAGGAATAcctaaaggccttcccacactcagggcaggtgaacagcctctctCCCGTGTTGGCATGCTGGTggctcagcagggtggaggaagtgctgaaggccttcccgcactctgggcagctgaagggcctttcccccgtgTGGCCCCGCTGGTGGGctagcaggtgggaggaatgtctgaaggccttcccgcagtcggtgcaggggaatggcctctccccggtgtgactgcgccgatgagtctccagggcagacagaaaacggaagcctttcccacagtcgccacacttccacagTTCCTCCACAGGACgggattcctcaggtttctccatggctacagcttcagctgcacaggaacacgtgtagagcccctccctgccgtgaaatccCCTTCCCAGGCCTTATAAATGTTTCAGGCTCCAAGCACACAATGCGCTGTAACAGTGAGGTCTCctgtccagtcccactgatgctgaaaacatcCCCAAACTGGAACCAAAAAGCGTTGATTCCTCTCACAGGAATCACAGTCAAAAATCGTTGCTGTctcgatggattgagtgactgtcagacattgacatcaaagtgaggactgctgacgctggagagtcagtcgaaaaatgtggcgctggaaaagtacagcaggtcaggcagcatccgaggaacaggagattcaatgtttcaggcattagcccttcatccattgattttgaaacttcagtcttccgattttcaaatactctgcaaaaagagatagaaattcagaacaagcaactctactttctgtggaatattcttttgttgttccacaaaattgaaagcaccatcccactctcctttcccctctgttctcactccgctctaactcattctcctgaaggtgctgattcagggtcttacaggggcagaaaagcaaaaacatcaagactgacatctctctgaattttggatacctccacctgaaagttagcatctttcacaacattgggatcctgctgagagtgagcaggtctgatttcgGGAAGCAAAAAGATAGTGTCAATTCAGAgtgaacctgcaatgcagcttcttgaggaaggaccagacacaaaatggttaacgaccccgagaaggtgggagcaaaatgagacatcaaggcattaacaccaatacacttcagtcaaactcttctgcttccagtgaggagaaagggaggacttcaGGGCTCTTCAGGGCTcacgcctgaaacgttgattctcctggtgttggatgctgcctgacctgctatgcttttccagcagcactctgagtaaactctggtttccagcatctgcagtcctcccttttgcctAGGTCGAACCCTCTACCTGTCTACACCTATGCCCACTTCACCACCCAGCACACCCTTTATCTacatcaccccctacacccatccccaatcctgaagcagggttacacccgaaacattgacttctccacctcctggtgctgcctggcttgctgtgttcttccaacctcctgcctgtctattttgccaattAAGACACAGTCCTGGAGCGACgcttccagagtctgtccccacCCCGACACACTCCCTTTCCTTttagttgctgcaagtcaacaactgaaccccagaatgaaaattaaattgaaaaggTGGCAAGAgaagagagtgccgtactcacaaATAATGGACAGAGGAATTTGCAGTCTGGGATAAAGCTCAACCTTCATTCAGACACGAGCAGCAGCTTCAGAACCTCAtggtccaacttccgcattcagacaatggggtgactctgattggcaggagtACCAAcgtccttccggtcctccagagGTTCCTATTGGGTAATCAAGAAAAGGTCCCGCCCTTTTTAAACGCACAGTGACGGGCATGCCCAAATGTTTGCTGACACCGACAAACATGCGCACTGCGTTGCTGACACCGGCAAACATGTGCAGTATGCTCTTTGggattttaagtgtccaaatggCAACAGGGAAAAAAGAGGGAGAGCcacaattccccccccccccccccccccccatatttcGACATTTTATTGCTTGCGTATTTTGTCTGACTCctcaacttttgtatgtcttttcccCATTTTGGGAGAGAGTGTGCCCCAGTGAGCGGTCTGTGGGAAGTTACACTGATGAAGAAACATTACACTGTTCGCAGCAGGGGGTGACTGTACACGGTTCCTGAGTGTGAACACAGTTTCAATTGTTCATCAGAAACAGGGAGCTAAAAGGATACCAGAACTGCGGAGAagcctggaaatgtggggactgtgggaatgGATTCCATTCCCTGTCGGCACTGGAGATTCATCAGCTCAGTCGCTGTGCGGAGAGGTAGTTCTTCAAAACATTATTACAACATTATTTCCATTGACAAAAACAGATTCACGCTGCCTGAAC
It encodes the following:
- the LOC132808627 gene encoding zinc finger protein 3-like — translated: MEKPEESRPVEELWKCGDCGKGFRFLSALETHRRSHTGERPFPCTDCGKAFRHSSHLLAHQRGHTGERPFSCPECGKAFSTSSTLLSHQHANTGERLFTCPECGKAFRYSSTLRTHRRFHTGERLFSCPECGKAFRYSIALRSHRRVHTGESPFSCPECGKAFTRVSALRSHQRIHTGERPFTCPECGKAFTDISSLMKHQRIHTGERPYTCSQCGQGFTRSSQLRSHQRV